DNA from Drosophila busckii strain San Diego stock center, stock number 13000-0081.31 chromosome 2R, ASM1175060v1, whole genome shotgun sequence:
aaatcttCTATATTCACAAACGCCAGCATatttattgcgtatacgtaaatttatattttatttgctgtgttGCTTTAACAATTCGTCATGataattatgttttaactGAATAACCAAGCCGAACTTATAGCAATCGAAGTAAAGCAGAGTCAGCTATAGAAAGCTTATCAGCTCTTGAGTtcttttaaaagcaaacaaatattcgTATTTAATACTTATACAGATATATGATTATAATGCATATTTAGTATGCAATATGAGACATTTAATTATAGGGACAGTCCCAACTTTTTGGCAAAGTAATGCGCATCGATTTTTATGGCACGATAAAAAGCagaagacaaaaaaaaaatattgaataaaatatggGAGCAGCGTCTGTTGGCCAACGCTtcaatttaagaaattaatgcgagtttttctttttaacatttttttgcagcagcaagaagGAGCAAGCGAGGGGCAAAGCGAGAACGAGCAAGAGTCTGGGTCGGAAACGGATACCGTGCGCAAACAAAGCCGAAAAGAATAACGGAAGCCCAAGTTCAGACATCGTGTACGAAAAATCTAAGGCTCATGTACGCCACGTTTCTTGCAACTGAGTCGCCATagtcattgtcattgttgttgctgctgctgttgttgcctttgaaTGGGCAACAAGGCAATACTGCAAaagagagcaaacaaaacaggTAGGGAGTGTAATTTTCGCAAGGAAGCAAGCAGGATAATGAATGATGGTTGTATGTGGATTTGTAGTTGGCGCCATGCTTAGTTAAGggtaaaagttttcaattagcTTGCTCTAGAAgtggaagaagaagaagcgtaTATAGAAGTAGCGCACGTTTATAGGCTTCATTAGATTTAAGGTTGGGGCGCAATTAGGCAAGCGCTGGGACTCAAGTGTCTACATGAAATTAACTGTAGATGTCAATGCAGTAGTATTTCTAATtgctaattgaattcattAGCCAGTctcagcattttaattttaatttagcgtTTACAGTTAAATGGCTGCAATCTTGATTTGCCGGAAATTGCGTTGTAAACTTGAAACAATTTCCGCTAGTCTTTAAAATATGACGCGACTCAGCTTTAGCAGGCGCGTTAGCTTAGtaaaatatgcatgtattttgtAGAATATAGTATTAgcataattaaagcaacaaacccTTCAAACTTCAAGCTTGAGCTGGGCAGAGGTAActatggcaacagcaacattgtggcccacaaaaacacacacactaaacCCCCAAACTTTTGGCATCATAATAATTTCGTTTTTGGCGTTTGTTTTGCCTCTCTGATGATGAAGGTACAGACTGAAAAGTTCTTACCTCGGCTCCCACACGcacagcgcataaatttatttgttgtttgtgctcTGGCCCTAACCAAGCTAACCTATAAAAAAATGAACCAATCCCCGAAACCTTGGCTCAACCGCAGCTCtacacagctgctgctcatcaaaATTGTATGGGCCACTGTGAACAGATTTTTGGGGATCAGTGTGGTTTTTATGTTGATTGTGATGGGAGGGGGAGGGGGTGTGTACAACACCACAGCAAAAGTAAAGCCAAACAAAGCATGCCAGAAATTATCTTGGTCACTTTTCAAATGCACGCACACTTTATACAAGACAACGCTCAGCACAGAGCATGGGCGCGCAGTGTAATGACAAGAGGGGTTGTGGAAAGTTGTGTGGCAGCTTGAtgggttttttgtttgctgggGTCAATGGCTTGACGCCCATAGAGCGACCCACTTGAAAGTTTTATACATAAAACCAACCCaaagttcttgttgctgttgttgttgtttttgcctaGTTGACAGCACTGTTTTAGCTAATGTACCGTTAAGCAGCACACTTAATGGcgttatcttttttttttgcgtccTGTCCGTTGCTTGGCtctgaaaattattttcttaatttacTTTGAAGTGACAGAGTTTAACTTTTTAAACAGAGGTTAATCCCTTTGGAGCTCGAGTGCAGgtgttaatttatgttttttacgcagtttattaaaaaacattttgttgttgtactattcaatttgatttggaCATATTTTCTCAACTTTTTAGCGTTAGGGCaaacttttttcattttcaacaaagttgcaacaaactgcaacaattaacataaaattgtaataacgggcaaaaagttttaagcTTTGTTGATTAAATCCAGCcacagcataaattaaatcatatgTGCGGCATACTGTAAATggagtatatatattttatttttttttttacaaacatGCGAAACCTTCGCTAGCAGGATTCCAATGCCATGTTGTTGCTACACAGCTATTTTACCTTGCCAGGCAAGTAAGGACATGTTGCGAAAAACCTTGACAGCCAGTTGGACACTATTTTATGCTGCAGatatttctctctctttcaccctctctctgtgtgtgtctctctctctttttgcgCTAACAATGGCAATGAAATGCCTGGGCTCTCTGCGCTCTGAGCCTGTGTCTTCCTCAGCCGTGACGTTTATCCGTAAACGGATTTATAGCAGCTGGCTGTAGTGCCCTTGGACGCAGCATACGGGTCGAAGTAGCTTTGTCATTTCAAGGCAATGCACTTGTTAATGCTGTCATTATTTTAAACCCGCTGTATTTCTCTGCCACTGTCAAGAATTAACGCTGACGCATTGTTATTTTCTTGTTTAATCTTATTCTTATTCTCTAGTGCGCCTGCAAGTAATTCTGTAGTAAAAGCTAAAGTTATCACAAAAATTTTCTTTGGTACGCAAAAAAAGCTGCGCTGGCACAAAGGAATTTGCTGATAGCCACTCAAGTAGATTCGCTCAAGTAGATTAAATGTCGCCTGTGGTTTAAGTATCGCTCGCAGTAATGCGCTGTATTCAAAGTCAATAATACTGTCCACATTTCAGTTGTCATGAGTCCGTGCTCCCTATAAATGTTTCCTTAAAATTAAAGAGAAATTTACCAAAAAATGATTAACTAAATGTTTGGACTAATATTGCTAAGAATCTCatctaattgaaaatataacgTACACAAACAGCATGCAGATTAAAAAtcaatgctaaatttaaatttgtaaggcaatttttattatctctgcgtatacgtattttaCATAAAGCAATTACACAAACCTTCACATCTAGGACACAAACCAGTTCGATTACATTTAGTGCAACattgctaaaagcaaaatctAGCAAGGCAGCACTGGTTTGCTTTCTGGTATTTTATGATATATTTATGAGTGAGCATTTCGGTATAAAATAGTATATTTCTGCGATTCCTTCAAAAACTCGACTGGTCACACTGCGCGCTCTTTCTTTCCTCTTGCTCCAACATGGCTGATCAGGTAAGGCTACGTAaatgtgtattaaatttaataaaatacggCATGTAAAGTGCAGTGGTAAGATAAAAGAAATGTGCAACGGTGTATTGAGTGCATTGTGAATGCTAGcaaacattaaatgcaatgttaAAAGTGCTGGAAGTCTGTTGTTTTTACCACCAAGCAAAGCAGTAGTGAACATAACCACACTTTAACGCatgctgtgtgtgcttgggtCTCACGATGTACACAtactcaaaatatattttagcaaactGAACGTGCATTTCGCAAACAACATGCCGTGCCGACAGTGCGCCGCAAAAGCGTCAATGGCAAAAAGCGCCCGCGTTTTTATCGTCAAGTTGGCTTGGGCTTTAAGACGCCAGCCGAGGTGAGCACTCCTGAGCAAATGTAACTAATTCTGCGCCCTCTGTTTTGTTCCATTTCTCccacaaccaccaccaccacaacaacTGTTCCATACACATGCACGTTGTGTACCCATGATCCCATGAACCACGTAACTTGTTGATTGCAACGTTAACCAGAACGAACGCGCTTTCCAAAAGCAGTTTGGTGTTAACCTAAACCGTAAGGTGAAGCCCGGCATCACCAAGAAGAAGGTGTTGCGCCGTTACCGTGACGTCGGTCTGGGCTTCAAGACTCCCCGTGAGGTATGCATGCTCCCTGACATTGCTTTGTacttttttctgcttttctttctttgtaCTAAAGTTTATATTGATCTCCACAGGCCATTGATGGCACCTACATTGACAGGAAGTGCCCCTGGACCGGAGATGTCAGAATCCGTGGCCGCATCCTGACCGGTGTGGTTCGCAAGACTAAGATGCAGCGTACCATTGTCATTCGTCGTGATTACCTGCACTTTGTGCGTAAATACAGCCGTTTCGAGAAACGTCATCGCAACATGAGCGTTCACTGCTCGCCCGCCTTCAGGTATGTTCAATAAATAGCAGTAATAcctatttttctttaatttatctGATGATAAAATCATGACGGTCttcataaaacaaattgctgaaGAAACTTGACtctttttacaaaaatgtaaaaatactGACAACAAAAACGTatactaataaatatatatatttatttaagcacgccactaattaaaatttctttgattttttgcaGAGATGTTGAGCACGGCGATATCGTCACAATCGGCGAGTGCCGTCCCCTCTCAAAGACCGTGCGTTTCAATGTATTGAAAGTCAGCAAGGGTCAGGGCGCCAAGAAGAACTTCAAGAAGTTTTAAGTGAGGACATCCACTACGgaagaaaatatttgtagcactattctttttgaataaacaaaaaaaatgtaaagttaaTCATACTTGTAGAGTATTTTCAAGCTTCTTTTTCAGCATTGCAGCTTAGTTATGGCTCCCCATTGGATAAAGgtgcgtatttttatttttccccCACATTACTTAAAATGTATAATCTGATGATAAAATCATGACGGTCttcataaaacaaattgctgaaGAACCTTGACTCTTTTTTACTTAAgtaaaaaaactgaaaattttaaacagaTTATCATTATAACTACAAGAGTTATTTTCttaactaattgaaatttcttaattttctaGGTTCAGAACGACTTGAACCCATTGGCAAGCTGTGTATCTTacgtttaaatttgttttgaataaATTCCACTTAAAAACTGAATTatctttgtatttattttcaatattgaaTCAATATTATAAAGGATTGATCAGATTtccttatttatttgcattaagatattaacatatttaaatatcattGTCGTTAATTTTTGCTGGATATCAGTATCGATAACGATAGACGACAATACCGGTCAGCTGTTGCAATGCAATAACACACTGCTGTAAGCAACACTGTTTACTGGgtagaatttattttgtttgtaattataaaaatggACACAGCAGGAACTGGCGCAGAAATTGGTAAAGAAAATCACAAAAACTGAGCCTCAAAACTAAGCTTGCGCAAAAGGCAAAGTTTTTGTCGTATAACAAGACTTAGTTCAGTCAGTTGGCAGCTTAACACACCAAAAACTGCAAGTTAAAAAAGTGCAGACAATTTTTACATTCCCATACTCCTTATTAGAACTTTTGGAGCGGGTGCTGCTGAGGCTGGGCAATGCAGACAGCGATGAAAAATTGGAGGCTACTGTTGGAAAGTTTTTGACGCCTGTAATACTCAAAATCAACTCGCCTCACAATGTAGTGCGAACTAAGGCAagtattttaaactttgcatATACGCTTTGCAAAATGGCTGCATGACGCGGCAAAAAATTGGACTTCATGAATTTGACTAATGCAAATTTTGATAGGTGGTGGAAGTTTTGACACATATAAAGCGACGTCTGACTTCTCGTGGCCAGGTGCAGATACCGGTGGAGGCGCTGCTGGACCAATATGCAGCGCCAGACAGTACTACATTTCTTAAAAATTTTGCCATTATTTTCATTAGCATGGGCTTTTCCCGTTTGCCCCTGGAGCAGCAGACAGCGCTGGCTTCCAAAATTGTAGGCTGTGAGAGCAAACTGGAGAATTATCAGGATAAGCTATTTACACTCCTACTGCCCATTCTAAGCGAAATGAAAATACCGGACGATCCGGCACAGCGAGCTTCCTTGCTTAAGCTGCAGGACAAGCCAGCAGTGAGCGCTAATTTCCTAACACTGCTGCAGgatgtgttgctgttgccctaTGGCGTTACACAGGAACAGGATATACCGCCTGGTCTAAGTCCTTATAGCTTCAAACGTGTGATGGCCAACAATTGGCGCGCCGAAGAGCTGGAAAAGGTCAAAAAGGGCATAGTGCGTTTTCTCTGTGCCAGCGTTTTCAAAGACAACGAAATATTTGTGCTGCTGGTCGTCGCATCAGCGGATACACGTTTCAGCGTTGCCACGCCTGCCATTGCCGAGCTAAGCAAGCTCTGCACCATGCTGGACTTCAATAGTGCCGCACTAACTATGCCACTTTACACGCTCTTCATTGGTAACCAGCATAAGGATCCGGAGCGTCAGTCTCGTGCCTGCTGTGCTCGCGTGCGTCAGAAGCTTATACAGTATTTGATTAGATGTCGCACTAAGGCGCTCAATGTGGGCAAAGGACTGCAGGTCATCTTTGACGGACTCTTTGGTACCAATACCAATCAGAAATGTAAGGTGCTGGCGCTGAATTTTGTGGAGTTGATGTTAAGAGAGTAAGTtactcaaaaatataaaatagaaaattagaTTTAATACAAAATCTGCTATTGACAGTGGTCCACATGATCTGGTGGCCAAGGTGTCGAAGGTGATACTCACTGGTATTACCAAAGTA
Protein-coding regions in this window:
- the LOC108595228 gene encoding 40S ribosomal protein S11 isoform X2 produces the protein MADQQTERAFRKQHAVPTVRRKSVNGKKRPRFYRQVGLGFKTPAEAIDGTYIDRKCPWTGDVRIRGRILTGVVRKTKMQRTIVIRRDYLHFVRKYSRFEKRHRNMSVHCSPAFRDVEHGDIVTIGECRPLSKTVRFNVLKVSKGQGAKKNFKKF
- the LOC108595228 gene encoding 40S ribosomal protein S11 isoform X1, with protein sequence MADQNERAFQKQFGVNLNRKVKPGITKKKVLRRYRDVGLGFKTPREAIDGTYIDRKCPWTGDVRIRGRILTGVVRKTKMQRTIVIRRDYLHFVRKYSRFEKRHRNMSVHCSPAFRDVEHGDIVTIGECRPLSKTVRFNVLKVSKGQGAKKNFKKF